In the candidate division KSB1 bacterium genome, GCGGTGAGCGCCATCCCTTACACGCCGGACGAGTCGATCGCCACGATCAGATACTTCTACTACCAGCTTGGACCACAGCTGTGGTCCGAGTTCGGATTCGTAGATGCATTCCACCTGGGGCAGAACTGGTTCGCCACGAGCGTCCTGGCCATCGACCAGGGGACCATGGCACCCATGATCGAGAATTATCGCACCGGGCTCTGCTGGCAGCTCTTCATGGCCAATCCGGAGATCCAGGAGATGCTCAGTAAGATAGGCTGGCGGAGCGCGGTTCGCAGCGAGGCCCCCCACCGGCCAAAGCGCTTCGCGTTGAAGCCCGCCTACCCCAACCCGTTCAACTCCTCAACTCTGCTGATTCTGGAGCTGCCCAGACAGGCTGTCGTGACAACCCAGCTCTTCGACGTGGTGGGACGACTGGCGTGGCGCACGACATCCCACGGGCCACTTCCCCCCGGCGCCCATCGCATCCGTATCGACGGCTCCAGCTTGCCGACTGGAGTTTACCTCTGCCGAGTGGAGGCGGGTCCATTTGTGGCGGTGCAGAAGCTGGTTCTGGTGAGATAGGGATCTCCCAAACCCTAACTTTCCAGGAACTGGCGCACGGGGGGCGAGAAGCCGACCCAGCGCCGAGGCCAGGTCGGCTTCCCCGTTCCCGCACTGAGGTCGAGGATCGACAGCCCGCACGTCAAGGGGGCACTTCCTGCAGACTTCGGCGCACAACGGGAAAGTACGGGCTGCCACGCCCAGGCGACCTGGATCAAGAGGCACCGGCCCGCGGGACTGAGGCTTTCTTGGACGTGAGCGGTCCAATGAACGCCCGCGCGGGATGGATGTATCCCTGCGCCACGGCGTAACGCGCGAGGGACCTTTGGAGCAACCTGCGTCCTCGGAAAAGCCGGCTCATCACCGTGCCGATGGGAATTCGGAGCCGGTGCGCGATCTCTTTGTAGCTCAGCCCTTCAACATCGGCTAGAATCACAACCGCGCGAAACTCCTGCGGTATTTTTTCCAGGGCCACTTTGACCCGGTCGTCCAGAAAATCGTCCAGTTCGAAGGAGCTCTCGAGCTCTGGCAAAGCCCAGCCCGGTGGATCGGAGGTGCCAAGCAAGTAATCAACCCGCTCCAGAGCGACGAGATCGGGCGTCCTCTTTTGCTTGCGGTAGCGGTTGATGTAGGTGTTGAGCAGGATGCGAAACACCCAGGCTCGGAAGTTGGTGCCGGCCTCGAACTGCCCGAAAAAGCGGAAGGCGCGGAGATAGACGTCCTGTACCAAGTCCTCCGCGTCCTGAGGGTTTCGGGTTAACCTGAGGCTGGCCCGATAGAGGGAAGGCATCAGCGGGCCGAGGAGGTCTTCGAAGTCGGTTCTCACCTTGGCTCTTGTTTCGTCGCTCATGGCCTCATCTCCCTGGTGCGTGCCGCTTGTCGCTCGGATAATCCGGATACGAGCGATCCGGTTTCGCTGATCTAACCTCGGCCTCCGCCCTCAGGTTCCCGAGTTTCCTCCGCTTTGGCCTCCGCCTGTCATTTTATCCCGCGCCGATCTCGGCTTCCAGGAGGAAAGGCACAGGTGCCCCACGATGAGACCGGGGACTTGTTCTCCTTGGTTGAAGCCTCGGCGCTTTCTCACAGCTCTCCTGACCGAGATATCAGCCCACGGCGCCTCTCGTTGGCGGGTCCCTCCCCAAGAGCCGCGACGGAGCTTGCGAAAGCTCCGGGCGGGATCGGGGGGTCTTGTGTCGTCAAGCGTGTTCTGAGACGACGCTCAGGAGGGGAGACTCTGCGGAAACCCAGTTCCGGCCGAAGTCGGCTCGTTCTGTCGAGAATCGCCCCCTTGCCCCCAGGCTTAAGACCCGAGCAGCTATGTGGGCCAGTCCCGCCATCCGAAGGCCCGCCTCGCAGCAGCGAGCCTTCCTCTGCCCACCAAGCTGCTCTGGCAGATCCATCTACCGGTCCTGCCTCACGTCACCCTGCCGCGGGGTGCGGCACGGGGACGAGCATGTGGGCCTCGCAGCCCGTTGGACCCTAGAACTCTGATTCGTCCTTCCAGCGCACGATTCGCCACTTCCCATCGGAGGGGCACTTGCGGAGGGTGAACACGGCGATTCCGCTGAGCTGGAAATCCCCGGTCTCGCTCACCAGGTTGAGGCGAAAGGTTTTCGCAAGCTCTGCCGTTTCCCCCTCAATGCGCTCGTACGTGGTACTCCCCCACGATAGGTCGATCACGTCGAAGGCTCGGAAGAGCCGGCCAGTGGTTCGTAGGTCCACGTCTCTGCCCCAGGACTCGAACCGGCCTCCGGGACCCGCATTCGGGTCGTAGTAGACAAAGACGAAAGCGCTATCCAGAAGGTCTGCGTAGAGGAGAGAGTCCTTGAAGGTGTACGCGTAATCGAAGTTCTGCAGTGCCTCCTCGGGTGTCCGCTGCTCGGTGATGATCAGGTCCCCCTCGGGGCTCTCCCGTAGCCTCGGTGCAAACGGATTCACACAATCCGCAAGCAAGCACGCCAGAGCCACCATCCACAAGGCGCGCCCCGGCGTGCGGTACCAGTCTGCTACGCAAACCCTCGCCACAACTGAACCCTCTGGGACGGGTGGCCTTTTCCGATGAACACAAACAAAAAGGGCGGCGTCCCACGACGCCGCCCGCCCCACCTACATCGATTGGTTGGCCTAATCCTTCAGCTTGAAGATGACCGGGATCGCCACCCATACCTTGACCGGCCGGTCTCGCTGCATGGCGGGTTTCCACTTCACGCTCTTGATGGCCGCCACGGCTGCCTCGTCGCAGCCGTTATTCCCGAGGGACTTCAGGATCTTTGTCTCCACCACGTTGCCCCGTTCGTCCACAAGCACGTGGACGATAACCCGGCCTTCAACTCCCGCTTTTCTGGCGATCTCCGGATAGACCAGATTCCGCTGAATCGCTTCGAAGCCGCCGATTGGTTCCGGAGGCGAGTCGTAGGCAACGAAAATCGGTGTTACCTCCTCATCCGTCTGCTCTTCCGGGGGCTTCTCAGGCGGAGGAGGCAGCTGCGTCAGATCCAGTTCTGTCGTAGCGATGGTCTCGTCTTCCGGGATATCCTCGTCTTCGCTCTCGATGGGGACCGCTGGCCGGGCCGGAGGCGGAGCTGCCCTCTCCTGTTCCGTCTGGGGGATTTCCTCCACCTCGATCTTGATGTCCGGCCGCTTCAACTCTTGCTTCTTTCCCTCGAAGCGCTTGAACGCCTGCAGCGTGGCGGTCATGAGCAGGAGCGCCAGGACGAGCGAGACCTCCATCACCTTCCGGTATTTCCACCGGAGGTTGACCTGAGGATTAATCCTGCTCAACATGGGTCATCACCTCTAGTCACCTGCAAACTTGGCTGAATAGCTCACGTTGAGGGCCCCGGCGTCCCGAAGCTTCTCATGGACCTCGGTTACCAGGCCCATCTCCACATCCCGGTCGATCCGTAAAGAGACGACCTTGAGAGGGCTGACCGGGTCGATCATCTTCTGGTACATCAGGTTGGCGATGCTCTTCACGTCGACCAGCTTGTCATCGATGGAGATGCGTCCCGCCTTGTCCACGTAGATGGTCGCCACGCCACGCCGTCCCGGCAGCTTCTCGATCTTCTTGGCCGAGGGAAGATTCACAGGCAGTCCCGATGCTTCCCGCATCGTCGTGCTGACCATGAAGAACAGCAGGAGCATGAAG is a window encoding:
- a CDS encoding sigma-70 family RNA polymerase sigma factor, whose amino-acid sequence is MSDETRAKVRTDFEDLLGPLMPSLYRASLRLTRNPQDAEDLVQDVYLRAFRFFGQFEAGTNFRAWVFRILLNTYINRYRKQKRTPDLVALERVDYLLGTSDPPGWALPELESSFELDDFLDDRVKVALEKIPQEFRAVVILADVEGLSYKEIAHRLRIPIGTVMSRLFRGRRLLQRSLARYAVAQGYIHPARAFIGPLTSKKASVPRAGAS
- a CDS encoding energy transducer TonB; protein product: MLSRINPQVNLRWKYRKVMEVSLVLALLLMTATLQAFKRFEGKKQELKRPDIKIEVEEIPQTEQERAAPPPARPAVPIESEDEDIPEDETIATTELDLTQLPPPPEKPPEEQTDEEVTPIFVAYDSPPEPIGGFEAIQRNLVYPEIARKAGVEGRVIVHVLVDERGNVVETKILKSLGNNGCDEAAVAAIKSVKWKPAMQRDRPVKVWVAIPVIFKLKD
- a CDS encoding biopolymer transporter ExbD, with the protein product MPQKFQRKSTVKAAIPTASMPDIIFMLLLFFMVSTTMREASGLPVNLPSAKKIEKLPGRRGVATIYVDKAGRISIDDKLVDVKSIANLMYQKMIDPVSPLKVVSLRIDRDVEMGLVTEVHEKLRDAGALNVSYSAKFAGD